In Prunus dulcis chromosome 1, ALMONDv2, whole genome shotgun sequence, the following are encoded in one genomic region:
- the LOC117615984 gene encoding protein NRT1/ PTR FAMILY 2.13-like, with the protein MADGNKEKQQQPISSFCLHVTECFQDGSPKLSRKSSSPDNLEHEKLGQRKPGGWKAMPYILGNDTFERLASFGLLANFMVYLTRMLHLDQVSASNIINVWSGFTNFAPLLGAFISDAYAGRFRTIAFASFSSLLGMATVTLTAWLPQLHPPACSAQQQTLDQCTGPTRAQLCALLLGLGFLSIGSGGIRPCSIPFGVDQFDPTTEEGQKGINSFFNWYYATFTVVLLISQTVVVYIQDKISWSVGFAIPTLLMACSIVLLLVGSRVYVHAKPQGSMFSSIAQVLVAAHKKRHIKLPEEAGMVDGKFYDPPIKGFFVPKLPLTNQLRFLSKAAVILDNDLKPDDGSPINNWRLCSVQQVEELKCVIKTIPVWASAIVSFTSMTQQGTFTVSQALKMDRHLGPHFEIPAGSLGVISLLTIGLWLPAYDRLLVPALRKFTKHEGGITVLQRCGIGIIFSVLSMLVAGLIERERRSFALLHPNEHVSFAWLVPQLVLMGLCEAFNIIALIEFFNREFPDHLRSVGNALLSCAFAGSSYLSSLVVNIVHHVTGRNKRPDWLTKDINAGRLDYFYFLLAGIGVLNFFYFVYCAQRYHYKTKNVYIIEEKPYANQVELASTDV; encoded by the exons ATGGCCGATGGTAACAAGGAAAAACAGCAGCAGCCAATATCCTCATTCTGCCTCCACGTCACAGAATGCTTCCAAGACGGCAGTCCAAAGCTGTCACGCAAATCATCAAGCCCAGATAACTTGGAGCATGAAAAACTTGGACAAAGAAAACCTGGTGGCTGGAAAGCCATGCCTTACATCttag GAAATGATACTTTTGAGAGGTTGGCTTCATTTGGGCTGTTGGCAAACTTTATGGTCTACTTGACGAGGATGTTGCACTTGGACCAGGTTTCTGCTTCCAACATTATCAACGTTTGGTCTGGTTTCACCAATTTCGCACCTCTCCTCGGTGCCTTCATCTCCGATGCCTATGCTGGCCGCTTTCGCACTATTGCTTTTGCTTCCTTCTCATCTCTTCTG GGAATGGCGACAGTTACTTTAACAGCATGGCTGCCGCAGCTGCATCCTCCAGCATGCAGCGCACAGCAGCAAACATTAGATCAGTGCACAGGTCCAACCAGAGCTCAACTGTGTGCCTTGCTATTGGGTCTAGGATTTCTATCAATAGGCTCAGGGGGGATTAGGCCATGCAGCATACCATTTGGCGTTGACCAGTTTGACCCAACCACAGAGGAAGGCCAAAAAGGAATTAACAGCTTCTTCAACTGGTACTATGCCACGTTTACAGTGGTTTTGTTGATCAGCCAAACTGTGGTGGTTTACATCCAAGACAAAATCAGCTGGAGTGTGGGCTTCGCGATCCCAACTCTGCTCATGGCTTGTTCGATTGTGCTTCTGCTTGTTGGATCTAGGGTTTATGTGCATGCCAAGCCGCAGGGCAGCATGTTCTCCAGCATTGCACAAGTTCTTGTTGCTGCTCACAAGAAACGGCACATTAAGCTTCCGGAAGAAGCAGGAATGGTAGATGGCAAATTCTACGATCCTCCAATCAAGGGCTTTTTCGTGCCCAAGCTTCCTCTCACCAACCAGCTCAG GTTCTTGAGCAAGGCTGCTGTAATTTTGGACAATGATTTAAAGCCAGACGACGGTTCTCCGATCAATAACTGGAGGCTCTGCAGCGTTCAACAAGTAGAAGAACTTAAATGCGTAATAAAAACAATCCCAGTGTGGGCTTCAGCCATCGTCAGCTTCACCTCCATGACACAGCAAGGAACATTTACTGTCTCCCAAGCCCTCAAAATGGACCGCCACCTCGGTCCTCACTTCGAAATCCCAGCTGGCTCCCTCGGCGTCATCTCCCTGCTCACCATTGGCCTCTGGCTCCCGGCCTACGACAGGCTCCTCGTGCCAGCCCTCAGAAAATTCACAAAGCACGAAGGAGGGATCACAGTTTTGCAGAGATGTGGGATTGGGATCATATTTTCAGTCCTGTCCATGTTGGTGGCAGGGCTCattgaaagagagaggaggtcTTTTGCTCTTCTGCACCCTAATGAACACGTGTCATTCGCTTGGTTGGTCCCACAGCTGGTCCTGATGGGCCTTTGTGAGGCGTTCAATATTATAGCGTTGATTGAGTTTTTCAACAGGGAGTTCCCTGACCACTTGCGAAGTGTCGGAAATGCCCTTCTGTCTTGCGCCTTTGCTGGTTCGAGCTACTTGAGCAGCCTGGTGGTGAATATTGTGCATCATGTGACTGGAAGAAACAAGCGGCCGGATTGGCTGACTAAAGATATCAATGCTGGGAGATTAGATTACTTCTACTTCCTCCTTGCAGGGATTGGGGTCCTGAATTTTTTCTACTTCGTTTATTGTGCACAGCGATATCATTACAAGACCAAAAACGTATACATAATAGAAGAGAAACCCTATGCTAATCAAGTGGAGCTAGCTTCAACGGATGTTTGA
- the LOC117616501 gene encoding protein NRT1/ PTR FAMILY 2.13-like — MAREKCFSNLSSDESSESSDALLPEKDDHLDLLDSSSAIQTKPGWKAMPYILANESIEKMATYGLTTNFMVYLVRKYHMDQVSAANILNIWTCGYSLLTVVGASVADFYLGKFLTIALASLATLVGMVTITLTAFVPQLRPPPCFIDGQQHLEHCISNTKTQLGFLLVGLSWLAIGTGGIRPCSIPFGIDQFDSTTVEGRKSVLSYFNWYYTSSTVVMLINQTLVIYIQDSVSWAWGFSIPTLLMSCAIALFLAGSKIYHQVKPEGSTYVSFAQVLVAAYKKRHLKLHDEERVLGVFSDVSLDGNVVLSKLPLTAQLSSLKKAALVVDDDLKDDGSCANPWRLCSIQQVEEVICFMKILPIWASGGICFMTYAQEGTFVVSQALKMDRHIGPNFQMPAGSIKMMSLITLCICLPFYDRVLQPALKKITKHENGITTLQRIGLGYLFSILFAAVAGLVEQQRRASALSHASADGVASMSVFWLFPQLMFLGLFELFGVVGHIELYNKEFPEKMRSIANSLFYLCVAGGTYLSTLAVSIVYRVTGKHGQPNWLGNDINAGRLDYFYFLIAALGVLNFVYLWSCARGYTYNYKANVNVVETIQTDILV; from the exons ATGGCGAGGGAAAAGTGCTTCTCAAACCTTTCTTCTGATGAGTCTTCTGAATCCTCCGACGCATTGTTGCCAGAAAAAGATGACCATCTAGACTTGCTAGATTCAAGTAGCGCAATCCAAACAAAGCCTGGATGGAAGGCCATGCCATACATCCTag CTAATGAATCAATTGAGAAGATGGCAACATATGGGCTGACAACAAATTTTATGGTGTATTTGGTGAGGAAGTATCACATGGATCAGGTTTCTGCTGCCAACATTCTCAACATTTGGACCTGCGGCTACTCTTTATTGACAGTCGTTGGTGCCTCAGTTGCTGATTTCTATCTTGGCAAATTTCTCACCATTGCGCTGGCTTCCCTTGCAACTCTCGTG GGGATGGTAACAATAACTCTGACAGCTTTTGTGCCACAATTAAGACCTCCACCTTGCTTCATTGATGGGCAACAACATCTTGAGCACTGTATTTCCAACACAAAAACCCAACTGGGTTTCTTGCTTGTTGGGCTATCTTGGCTAGCCATAGGCACAGGTGGAATTAGGCCCTGCAGCATTCCCTTTGGCATTGACCAGTTTGACTCAACCACTGTAGAAGGCAGAAAATCAGTCCTTAGCTATTTTAATTGGTACTACACTTCATCCACTGTGGTCATGTTGATCAACCAAACCCTGGTGATCTACATCCAAGACTCAGTTAGTTGGGCCTGGGGATTTAGCATCCCCACCCTCCTCATGTCTTGTGCAATTGCCCTGTTTTTGGCTGGCTCCAAAATTTACCACCAAGTGAAGCCAGAAGGAAGCACGTATGTCAGCTTTGCACAAGTTCTTGTTGCTGCCTACAAGAAGCGCCATCTTAAGCTTCATGACGAAGAAAGGGTACTCGGAGTTTTCTCCGATGTTTCGTTGGATGGAAATGTGGTGCTCTCCAAGCTCCCTCTCACTGCACAATTAAG CTCCTTGAAGAAAGCAGCTTTAGTAGTGGACGATGACCTAAAAGATGATGGGTCTTGTGCAAATCCATGGAGGCTGTGCAGCATCCAACAGGTTGAAGAGGTGATATGCTTCATGAAAATCCTCCCAATATGGGCTTCTGGTGGCATCTGCTTCATGACCTATGCGCAAGAAGGAACATTTGTAGTGTCACAAGCCCTCAAAATGGACAGGCACATTGGACCCAATTTCCAAATGCCTGCTGGGTCAATCAAAATGATGTCATTGATCACATTATGCATATGCCTCCCATTCTACGACCGTGTCCTCCAACCGGCCCTAAAAAAGATCACCAAACACGAAAACGGCATCACAACTCTCCAAAGAATAGGACTTGGGTATTTGTTCTCGATTCTGTTTGCGGCGGTGGCTGGACTGGTTGAGCAACAGAGAAGAGCTTCTGCTTTGTCACACGCTTCAGCAGATGGCGTTGCTTCCATGTCAGTGTTTTGGCTATTTCCACAGCTAATGTTCCTTGGCCTGTTTGAGTTGTTTGGCGTTGTTGGGCACATTGAATTGTACAACAAGGAGTTTCCTGAGAAGATGAGGAGCATTGCGAATTCTCTGTTCTATCTTTGCGTAGCTGGGGGTACTTATTTGAGCACCTTGGCGGTGAGCATTGTGTACAGAGTTACAGGGAAGCATGGGCAGCCCAACTGGTTGGGCAATGATATCAATGCCGGCAGACTGGACTATTTCTACTTCCTAATAGCTGCTCTCGGGGTGCTGAATTTTGTGTATTTATGGTCCTGTGCTCGTGGATATACTTACAATTACAAGGCCAACGTAAACGTAGTAGAGACTATACAGACTGACATTTTGGTTTAG
- the LOC117616910 gene encoding protein NRT1/ PTR FAMILY 2.13-like, protein MAGGKSSSFLSSCFSKRKSMPSHESPSSEPLLQQKDAITVQRRKNGWKAVPYILGNESIIKMATYGLQTNFMVYLVREYHMDQVSAANILNIWTGVYCLLTVVGASVADIYLGKFLTIALASLASLLGMVTITMSAFVPQLRPPPCILDGQKHLVQCVSNTKTQLGCLLAGLSLLAIGTGGIAPCSTPFSVDQFDSTTVEGRKSVHCFLNWYYASSTVIMLINQTLVVYIQDSVSWALGFGIPTLLMSSVIPLFLAGSKIYHHVKPEGTTFISFAQVLVAAYTKRHLKLHNDERVCGVFLDVSSDGNLVLFKHSLTTKFSSLKKAALVVDDDLKDDGSCANPWRLCSIQQVEEVICFMKILPIWASGCICFMTSSQEGTFVVSQALKMDRHIGPNFEMPAGSIKVMSLITLCLCIPLYNRVLQPALRKITNHENGITTLQRIGLGYLFSILFAVVAGLVEQQRRASALSQASADGVAPMSVFWLFPQLMFLGMVELFGFVGHIELYNKEFPEKMRSIGNSLIYLCIAGATYLSTLIVSIVYSVTGKHGEPNWLDNDINAGRLDYFFILIAALGVLNFAYFWYCARGYTYTSSVKAVESKETDILV, encoded by the exons ATGGCAGGGGGTAAAAGCAGCTCTTTCTTGTCCTCCTGCTTCAGCAAACGCAAATCAATGCCTTCCCATGAGTCTCCCTCCTCCGAGCCATTGTTGCAACAAAAGGATGCAATCACAGtccaaagaagaaagaatggATGGAAGGCCGTACCTTACATCTTAG gTAATGAATCAATTATAAAGATGGCAACATATGGGTTGCAAACAAATTTTATGGTGTATTTGGTGAGAGAGTATCACATGGATCAGGTTTCTGCTGCCAATATTCTCAACATTTGGACAGGCGTCTACTGTTTATTGACAGTCGTTGGTGCCTCAGTTGCTGATATCTACCTTGGCAAATTTCTCACCATTGCTCTGGCTTCCCTTGCAAGTCTTCTG GGGATGGTAACAATAACTATGTCAGCCTTTGTGCCACAATTAAGACCGCCACCTTGCATCCTTGATGGTCAAAAACATCTTGTACAATGTGTCTCCAACACAAAAACCCAACTAGGTTGCTTGCTTGCTGGGCTATCTTTGCTAGCCATAGGCACAGGTGGAATAGCGCCCTGCAGCACTCCCTTTAGCGTTGACCAATTTGACTCAACCACTGTGGAAGGCAGAAAATCAGTCCATTGCTTTTTGAATTGGTACTATGCTTCATCCACAGTGATAATGTTGATCAACCAAACCCTAGTGGTCTACATTCAAGACTCTGTTAGCTGGGCCTTGGGTTTTGGGATCCCCACCCTCCTCATGTCATCTGTAATTCCCCTGTTTTTGGCTGGCTCCAAAATTTACCACCATGTGAAGCCAGAAGGAACAACATTTATCAGCTTTGCACAAGTTCTTGTTGCTGCCTACACGAAGCGCCATCTTAAGCTTCACAACGACGAAAGGGTTTGTGGGGTTTTCTTGGATGTTTCATCGGATGGAAATTTGGTGCTCTTCAAGCACTCTCTCACTACAAAATTCAG CTCCTTGAAGAAAGCAGCTTTAGTAGTGGACGATGACCTAAAAGATGATGGGTCTTGTGCAAATCCATGGAGGCTGTGCAGCATCCAACAGGTTGAAGAGGTGATATGCTTCATGAAAATCCTCCCAATATGGGCTTCTGGTTGCATCTGCTTCATGACCTCTTCACAAGAAGGAACATTTGTAGTGTCACAAGCCCTCAAAATGGACAGGCACATTGGACCCAATTTTGAAATGCCTGCTGGGTCAATCAAAGTCATGTCATTGATCACATTATGCCTGTGCATCCCATTGTACAACCGTGTCCTTCAACCAGCCCTCAGAAAGATCACCAACCATGAAAACGGCATCACAACTCTCCAAAGAATAGGACTTGGGTATTTGTTCTCGATTCTGTTCGCGGTGGTTGCTGGACTGGTTGAGCAACAGAGAAGAGCTTCTGCGTTGTCACAAGCTTCAGCAGATGGCGTTGCTCCCATGTCAGTGTTTTGGCTATTTCCACAGCTAATGTTCCTTGGCATGGTTGAGTTGTTTGGCTTTGTTGGGCACATTGAATTGTACAACAAGGAGTTTCCTGAGAAGATGAGGAGCATTGGGAATTCTCTGATCTATCTTTGCATTGCTGGGGCTACTTATTTGAGCACCTTGATCGTGAGCATTGTGTACAGTGTTACAGGGAAGCATGGGGAGCCCAACTGGTTGGACAATGATATCAATGCCGGCAGACTGGACTATTTCTTCATTCTTATAGCCGCGCTTGGGGTGCTGAATTTTGCGTATTTTTGGTACTGTGCTCGTGGATATACTTACACTTCCAGTGTAAAAGCAGTGGAGAGTAAAGAGACCGACATTTTGGTTTAA